GCGTGTTTGAGCAGTTCGGGCACCGCGCTGGCACCCTCTCGCCACAGTCGGTACCCGACCCACGCCAGGTACGCGACGATGCCACCGACGAGCAGGAGTTGCAACACGGGGCTAACCCAGTTGCCGAACGGAGACGAGGCGTTCGGAGCGACCGTATCGGCCATCGCCTCGGCGGTGTAGCCGGTACCGTCCGAGGAACCCGCTCCCTCGCCCTCACCCTCGCCGGTCCCGACCGCCGTGGCCGTCTCGGGGCTGTCGAGCCCCGCTGCGGCCGCGGAAATCGCGAGGACCCCCAACACGACGACGAGCACCGGTCCGATGCGGTCGACAGTCATCGATCCCACGTTCGAGGGGCCTGTATGTAAAATTACAGTGTCGCGATCGGCGACCGAAAGCGGACGGTCACGAACCGCCCGCGGCAGTGTTCCACGGAGAGACGGTCCCGGGAGACAGTCGAGGGTGACACGCATCAGGCGTCGTCTGGGTCGCCGTAGCCGCCACCGCCCGGCGTCTCGACTCTGACGGTAGTGCCGGCCTCGACCGCGCGGGTGAGCTTCGAGGCCACGGCCTCGCCGTCGACGAAGTTCTCGCCGACGGTCCCGTCTGTCCCCCCGGCTCGGCCCGCTGGCGGCGTCTGGCGGCGATCGGTCAGCAGCGAGACGGTGGCGTCGGTCTCGACGACGATCTCCCGGACGAGTCCGTCACCGCCGCGATAGCGGCCGGGACCGCCCGTGTCCGAGCGCAGCGAGTACTCGGCGACCCGCAGCGGGTACGCCGCCTCCAGCGCCTCGACCGGCGTGTTTCGCGTGTTCGTCATCCCCACCTGGACGCCGGAGGCACCGTCCCGGTTCGGCGTCGCGCCCGCGCCGCCGCCGATGGTCTCGTAGTAGGTGAACTCCGGTCCCCCGACGACGAGATTGTTCATCGTCCCCTGGCTCTCTGCCGGGACGCGGTCGGGTGCGGCCGCCGCGAGCGCGTCGAAGACGACCTCGGTGACCCGCTGGCTCGTCTCGACGTTGCCGCCGACGACCGCCGCGGGCGGCGTGGGGTTCAGCAGCGATCCCTCGGGAGCCGCGACCGTGACGGGGTCGTAACAGCCCTGGTTCGGCGGGATATCCGGGTCTGTGATACATCGTATGACGTAGTAGACGGCGCTCTCGGCGACGGCGAGCGGCGCGTTCACGTTGCCCGCGACCTGCGGGGCAGTCCCCGCGAAGTCGACCGTCACCGCGCCGTCCTCGACGGTCACGGTAACCTCGATCGGCACCGCCGTGTCGGTCACGCCGTCGCCCTCGATCGTCCCCGAGGCCTCGTAGGTGCCCGGTTCGAGGGCCGACAGCTCGCGCTCCATCCGCGCTCGCGAGTAGTCGACGACGGCGTCGAAGGCCGCGAGCAGCCCCTCGCCGTGGTCGTCGAGCAGTTCGCCGATCCGGCGGGCTCCGCGCTCGTTGGCGGCCAGTTGGGCCTGCACGTCGGCCCGGCGCTGGGCCGGGTTGCGGACGTTGGCCAGCACCAGCTCTAACACGTCTGAGACCACCGTCCCGTCGGCGACGATCCGGACCGGCGGCACGCGCAGCCCCTCCTGCTGGATCTCGCGTGCTCCGGCGGGCATGCTGCCGGGAGCCATCCCGCCCACGTCGGCGTGGTGGGCCCGCGAGACGGCGTACGCGACGATCTCGTCGTCTCCGGTGGGCCGGTCGCCGGACCGGGACCGACGGCCGCCTGCTCCCGCCCCGATCGGCGAGACGAAGGTCACGTCCGGGAGGTGGGTGCCACCGGCGAAGGGGTCGTTGAGCGCGAACACGTCGCCGGGTCGTGGGTCCCGGTCCCGGATCGCGTCGACGGCACGGGGCATCGCACCGAGGTGGACCGGGATGTGTTCGGCCTGTGCGACCAGCCGCCCGTCGGCGTCGAACAGCGCGGTCGAGCAGTCCCGACGCTCGGTGATGTTGGGCGAGTAGGCACCCCGGATCAGCACCTCGCCCATCTCCTCGGCGACGCTCTCCAGCTGGTTCCGGAGGATTTCGAGCTCGACCGCGTCGACGGCGTCGTCGGTCACGCCGACCCCTCCAGACTGATCGTCCCCTCGTCGTCGACGACGAGCGTCCACCCCGGCGGGCAGACGACAGTGCTCTCGCCGCCCTCGACGATCGCTGGGCCGTCGATCGGCCGCTCCGCCACCAGTGCCGGCCAGTCGTAGATCGGCGTCTCACGACGCCCGTCTCCGAAGACCGCCTCGCGAGTCCCGACCCGCGGCTCGCCGCTGCCTTCGAAGGATCGCTCCGGAGCCGTCCCCTCGATCGTCGCCGTGACGCGGCAGTTGACCAGCTCGACGGGCTCGTCGTCGAGCCGGTAGTCCCGCGCTCGCTCGTGGGCCGCGTGGAACCGCTCTCGCAGATCGGCAGGACGGAACGGCTCGCTCACGTCGACGGTGAGTTCGTGGCTCTGGCCGACGTAGCGGAGGTCCGCCTGTCGTCGATACGTCGCCGCGCCGGGGTCGCTCACGTCCGCACGGACGCGGTCGCGGAGGTCCTCGTAGAGGTCCTCGATCGTCGCCCGCGTCGCGTCGCCGAGCGTCGTCCGATGGGTCCTGACAGCGTCGTGGTGCTCGGCCGCCGCCAGCAGCCCGAACGCCGAGAGGACGCCGCTGGCTCGCGGGACCACCACTCGATCGACGCCGAGGCGATCGGCCAGCGGAGCGGCGTGCATCGGCCCGGCACCGCCGAAGGTGGCCAGCGCGAACCGCCGAGGGTCGTGCCCGCGCTCGGTCGTCACGCCGCGGATCGCTCGCGTCATCGTCGCGTTGGCGACCCGGAAGACTCCCCGCGCCGCGTCGACCGGGCCGTCGAGGTCTGCCGCCGTCGCGAGATCCTCTAGCGCGGCCACCGCGGCGTCGGCGTCGAGACCGAGGTCGGCACCGAGCGTCGTGTCGGAGCCGAGATACCCCAACACGAGCGCGGCGTCGGTCACAGTCGGTTCGGTCCCGCCCCGACCGTAACAGGCCGGACCGGGGTCAGCACCGGCCGACGCCGGGCCGACGCGGAGCGCACCCCCGGCGTCGACGCTGGCGATCGATCCCCCGCCCGCGCCCACGGTCTCGACGTCGACCATCGGAATCCGGATCGGGTGACCGCCGACGGCCGCCTCGGTCGTCCGCTCGACCGAGCCGTCCCGGACCAGCGACACGTCGCTGGAGGTCCCGCCCATGTCGAACGTGATCACGCCGTCGGCGTCGTCGGGCTCGAAGGCGGCGGCACCGACGACGCCGGCAGCGGGACCGGACATGACGGTCGTCACTGCTCGCTCGCGGACCGTGGCCGGATCGGCGATGCCGCCGTTTGCCTGCATGACCCGTGGTGCGGGGAGCCCGCTGTCGGTCGCCCGATCCGCGAGCCGGTCGAGGTAGTCGTCGACGACCGGCGTGAGCACGGCGTCGGCGACCGTCGTGGCCGTGCGTTCGTACTCGCGGAACTCGGACAGCACCTCGTGGCTGGCCGAGACGGGCACGTCGAGTTCGGACCGGAGGATCGCCGCCGCACGCCGCTCGTTCTCCGGGTGAGCGTACGCGTGGAGGAAGGCGACCGCGACCGCGTCGGCGTCGATCTCTGTGGCCAGCGCCCGCACCTCGTCGGGATCGACCGAGCGCTCGATGCCGTCGGTCGTCGCACGCTCGTCGAGTTCGTACCGTCGCGCCGCGGGGACGAGCGGCGTCGGTCCGCGCGCGTCCAGATCGTAGAGACTGGGACGGTCCTGTCGGCCGATCGCGAGCACGTCGGCGAAGCCCTCGGTCGTGACCAGTGCCGTCGTCGCGCCCGACCGTTCGAGCATGGCGTTGACCGCGACGGTCGTGGCGTGGCGAAAGCGGTCGACAGCGGTCGCTCCGACACCGGCCCGGTCGCAGGCGCGTTCGACGCCGTCGAGCACGCCCTCGCTCTGGTCTGCCGTCGTGGGTACTTTCGCCGTCGTCAGCCGTCCGTCGGCGACGACCACCACGTCCGTGAAGGTGCCGCCGACGTCGACCCCCAGCAGCGTCTCGTCCATACCGGTCGCTGGGTCGCCCGGAGATAAACTGTTGGGACTCGGCCAGCGGCGTCGTTCAAATCAGGTTTAAGCTACCGGGACCGCTTAGGGACACGCGCAACCACGACGACCCATGAGACAGCAAACGGTCCCCGCGATCGTCGCGCTCCTCCTCGTCGTCCCGTGTGCCGCGATCGGGGCACAGACGACACCGACCGCGACGATCGACTACGAGGGCGAGGAACTGACGGTCGAAGCCGCGCCGGGCGAGCAGATCAGCGGCGAGACGACGCTCCCACCGGGAACGCGGCTGACCGTCCGGGTCAAGTCGGCCAACAGCGCCTCGCCGTTCCTCAAGCGCCTGGAGGCGACGGTCGCCGACGACGGCACGTTCACGGCGACCGGCGACCTCAGCGACCTCCCCCCAGACACCGCGTTCGAGGCGGCCGTGGTGTACAACGCGACGGTGATCGACAGACAGAGCGGGCAGATCGTCCCCTGTACGAGCGACTGTACGGCCACGCCGAGAAGCAGCGACACGCCGACGGCGTTTTCCACCGACGACCCGGCCCTGCCACGGCCCGTCGTGCAGGTCCGACAGGGCGGGACGACCGAAATTCCGATCGCCGTCGGCGACCGCGAGCGCGTGCGACTGTCGATCGGTAGCGACCAGACCAACTACCGGCTCAACGCGACGGTGACAGACGGCGACGGTGACGGTCGTGCAGTCGTCTCGTTCGACTCGGTCAGTGCGGGTCGAGACGCGCCGACCCTGTCGCCGGTTGACGACGACGACCGAGTGACCACGGACAGCGAAACGACGCTGTCGGACGGACTCGACCCCACCGAGTACGATCTCACGCTGCTCGGTGCCGGCGAAAACGGGACGAGACTCTCGATCGGAACGCTGGTCGTCTTCGATCAGAGCGAGCGCACGGACGCGCCCGAACCGCCCGAGGCGACCACGTCGACGCCACCCCTGAACGAGACGACGCCCGCCACGGATCGCGGCGTCGATCTGGGGGGGATCGGCGCGCTCACCGTGGGCGGACTGCTGGGAATCGTCGGGATCGCGCTCTTGCTCGGACTCGCCAGGGGCGGGTGCGGGGAGTGATACGGACGGTTGTCGTTGCTGACCGCGGGTGTCGCCACCGAGAGATCGCTACGACCGTCCTCTCAGTCGGACGGTGAGCGTCGAACGGCCAGGAGCGCGACCGTCGCGACCAGCAGCGCCCCGAAGAAAAAGAGGACGCCGGGTTCGACGACCTCGAAGACGACCCAGGCGATCGAACCGTCCGGCGGTGCGACGGTCGTGTCCGGGCTCGCAGGGCCGACAGCACTCGGCGGGCGGACGCTCCGTCGCATCAGTCGCTCGGCACCCCACTGGACGAACAGCGACGCCGCGGCGAGGACGCCGATCCCGCCGACCACGTCGGTCACCGACTGCCTGACTGCCGGCGTTCGAGCGTCGTCACCGACGAACACCAGCGGGTCGCTGGCCGGGCCGTACACCGTCATCTCGTTGCCCTTCTCCGAATAGATCGTGTCGACCGGCTCGACCAGCTCCGCGTCTTCGAGATTCGAGAGGTGGTAGTGGACGTTCTGGACCGACGTGTCGACCCGGTCGGCGATCTCCGAGGGCGTCCGGGGTTCCTCGAACAGTGCCTGAAACGTCGCCCGGCCGGTATCAGACGCCAGCGCGTCGAGTACCTCGTCGGCGTCGCCCTCGGTCATTTCGAGGACGCGAGCCCGCTGGCTGGTCGTCGTCGCCCGGTCCTGAATGCGGTCGATGAGTCCCGACATGGCCGTCGTACTCGGTGATAGAGACGCGACCTACTAAGCAGTACGTGAAGGTTAAAACGAGATTGAACGCGCGGATCACCGGCGTCACCCGGTGTCGTTGGCCACGGCCCGCACCGTCGGGGCCGGGCGGACCAGTCCGTGCCCGGTCTGCATGTCGACGCCGTCACGGCCCACGTCGCGCGCGTGTCGTTCGAGGGCGCGTTCGACGGCCGTCGGCGATCGGCTCGGGTCCACGTCGAGGAGCAGGGCAGCCAGTCCGCCGACGTACGGAGCGCCGGCAGAAGAGCCGACGAAGCCGTCGGGCCGCTGTGCAGCCGGCAGGCGGTCGGGCGCGACCACGTCGACGCCGGTCCGACCGTCCGTGGTGGGACCTCGAGAGGAGAACGGCTCGGGTCGGTCCCGCCGCAGGTCGTACGCGCCGACCGCGAGTACGTCGTCGGCGGTCGCCGGTGCCGTGATGCTCCCCGCGGGATCGTCGTACTGGAACCGATGGGTCGGCGAGACGAGTTCGAGGTGTGCGCCGGTCGCGTCGGACGGTCCGCGGACGACGACGAAGTAGTCGCCGCCTTCGAGCTGGACGGAGAGGCGCTGGTTGGGAACGCCGTCACGCTCGTAGGGCTGGGAGCGAGCGATCAGCTGGGTCCGGTTCCCGTCGGTCCAGTACAGCGACGCCCGGTACGTCTCCGCGGCGTGAGCGCGGTCCCAGGAGAGCCACAGCGTCAGCTCCGTGGCCCCGTCGCTGCGCAGGTAGTTGCGGGTACCGCCGCTGAAGCGGAGCTTCCCGTCGCTGGGATCGTCGTACTCGCCGTCCCAGTGGCCACGCGCGAGATTGCCGGTCGGCGCGACGAACGTCACGTTCTCGGCCCGAGCGCGTTCGGCGACGCGTGCGACCCGTGCGGAGCCGTCGCCGGGCGTCCCGTAGAACGAAACCGGTGCGACGATCACGTCCACGTCGCGGTCGAGCAGCCACCGGACAGCGCGGTGATACCCCCGCGGAGTGTCGAACGTCGCGAGCGCCAGCTCCGCGTCCGGTGCCACGCGGGCGACCAGCGACGCCGCCGCAGTCCCGTGGTCGTGGCGACCCGCGTTGCGAACCGACTGGTCGCGGCCGAACGAGCGGGTGGCGACGACCTGGCTCTCGATCGACTCGTGGCCCGGATCGAACCCGGTGACGTCGACGACGCCGACGCGAACGCCGTCCCCGGTGATCCCGGAGTCGTGGATCGCGTCGAGGTCCTCGCCAGAGACGACCGGCGTCGTCGATCCCGTGCCCGCTGTGGCCGTCTCGACGGTCGGCGCAGTCACGGCGAGCACGGCGATCAGCGCCGTCACCGCGAGCACGCCGATACCGACCCCCGCCAGTACGAACCGCGGTCGTCTGCCCATCACCCGGCACGTCGACCCACCGGAGTAAAACGCTACTGGACCGAACGGCGTCGGCGCTGCGACGGCGAACGCTCGAATCGCCCGCGGGTGGCGTAAAATCTCGTTGAAGCATTCGGCGGGGATACTTACGTGGCGGCGGTAGCCGTGACTGGCATGTCAAAGCGATGCCGCCCACAATCGACAGTCCCGCCCGCAAACCAACACGAACAGGTGGTGAGACGATGAGACGCCTCGCGACCCTCCTCGCAGCCCTCCTCGTGGGGAGTGCGATCGCGGCGACGCCCGTCGCGGCAGCCGCCGAAACCACGACCGCAACGGACGGTACGACCGCACCGCCCGCTCCCTTCGACTACGAGGGCGACAACCTGACGCTGTCTGCCGGCTACGCACAGCAGGTCACCGGCCAGCTCGATCGGTCGGCCGGAACGGAGGTCTCCGTCGTGCTCCGGTCCGAAGAGAGCGACCAGCCGTTCCTCCGAAAGGACTGGGCGACCGTCCAGGACGACGGTAGCTTCGCCGTGCAGTTCGACCTGTCTGCCATCGAACCAGACAGCGACGCCGTCGCGACCCTCTACGCCGACGACGAGCGCATCGCCAAACAGTCGGTCCACATCGAGAGCTGTGACGACGCCTGCACGAGACAATCCCAGAACGCGAGCGACGACTCGGCGTCGTCGACCGACGCGAGCGGCGACGGGAACGGCGTCCGGCTCGCCGACACCCTCGTCTCGGTGCGAAACGGCGAGACGGCCGCGTTCGACGTTCAGTTCGGTGACGCAGACACCGCGACGGTCTCGCTCTCGACCGAGGGTCCCGACGGCGAACCGACCTGGGAGATCGTCGCTACGGTTCGCGACACTGACGACGACGGCACCGCGACCGTCCAGTTCGACACCGCCGCGGCGGGCAGCGACGCGCCGACGCTGACCGCCGACGACGACGAACTGACGATCACCCGCGAGAGCAGCCTCTCGGACGACGCACTCGATCCCGCAGAATACGCCCTCGCTGTCGACGACGGTTCCGAGATCGACGAACCGGAGAGCATCGGTTCGGTCGTCGTCATGACCGACATCCAGAACGACGACACCGACGAGAGAGCGGCGAGCGCGGAGACTGGCGACGCGAACGCGAGCGACGGCGTGCAACTGAACAGTTCGATCGTGTCGGTGCGAAACGGCGAGACGGCCGCGTTCGACGTTCAGTTCGGTGAGACAGACACCGCGACGGTCTCGCTCTCGACCGAGGGCACCGACGGCGAACCGACCTGGGAGGTCGTCGCCACGGTCCGCGACACCGACGACGACGGCACCGCGACCGTCCAGTTCGACACCGCCGCGGCGGGCAGCGACGCGCCGACGCTGACCGCGGACGACGAGCTGACGATCACCCGCGAGAGCAGTCTCTCGGACGACGCACTCGATCCCGCCAGCTACGACCTGGCCGTCGACGACGGCACCGAGATCGACGATCCGGAGAGCATCGGGACGGTCGCCGTCACGGCCGGCACGCAAGACGGTGGAGCGTCGGAGGGTGACGAGACCGACGCAGGCGACACCGACGACGAGGAACCGGCCACGGAGTCACAGGACAACGTGAAGAGCGCAGGTATCGTCGGCGGCGGTGTCCTCGCCCTGTTCGCGGTGCTCGGGGTCGGACTGCGCCTTCGCGACTAGGCGACCGTCCCGCCAGTCGGCGTCGAGACCGAGACGTCTTGACGACGCCAGCACAGGTGTGGCAACCGAACGACAATTTTTATTACCGCGATAGCTGCAGTTGGTTTTGAGGCTGCAATCAGCGATGCCACGCTATCGCCCTCCCGCACTCGTCCTCGTCGCCGTCCTCGTCGGCGCGACATTGACCGGCGGCGTCGCGGCACAGACAGACACCGCCGAGACACCGACCGCGTCGTTCACCCACGAGGAGACACTGACCCTCGAATCCGGCCCGGACCAACAGATCCGCGGGACGACATCACTGGAAGCGGGCACGGAAGTGACGGTCAGGATCCGGTCGGCGAACGCCAGCGATCCGTTCATGGCGCGGCCGACGGCGATCGTCGACGAGAACGGCACGTTCACCGTCACGGCGAACCTGAGCGACATGTCGCCGGGAACGACGTTCACGGCGGCGCTCCGCATCGATGGAGAAGCGTACGCGGAAACGACCGGGCAGGTCGTCGAGTGCTCGGCAGCGTGTGGTTCGACGACCGAGACAGAACAGGCGACAGCGGCGGCGGCATCCAGCACGGCGTCACCGACGGGCGAAACGGTCACGGAGCCGACGCCGACAGCGAGCGACGGCCCCGGCTTCGGCGTCCTCGGCGCGCTCGCTGGGCTGGCGCTCACACTCTCCGGTCTCGTGTCGACCCGCAACTGACGGCCGGCCACCGAGCGTGTCAGCCTACGGCAGCTCGACTTCGAGCGCGTCTAGAATCGGTTCGAACCGCGACCGTACCTCGCCGTACTCCGTCGCCGGGTCGCTGCCCGTGACGATGCCCGCGCCGCCGTACAGCGCGAGCCGTTCGTCCCACGTCAGCCCCGCGCGGATCCCGACGACGAAGGTGCCGTCGCCGTCGCCGTCGACCCAGCCGATCGGCGAGGCGTACCAGCCCCGGTCGAAGGGCTCGACGTCGCGGATCACGTCGCTGGCCGCGCGTCGGGGCGATCCGCCGACTGCCGGCGTCGGGTGGAGTCGCTCGGCCAGCGAGAGCACGCTCGTCTGGTTCGGGACCGTGGCCGTGATCGGGCGGTGGAGGTGCTGGAGGTTCGTGATGCGCTTGATCGACGGTTCGGCGACGGTCACGTCGTCGGCGACCGGGCGCAACGCGTCTGCGATCGTGTCGGCGACGATGCGGTTCTCGACCTGGTACTTCTCGTCGCCCAGCATCGCGTCGGCCAGATCGGTGTCCTCGGCGGCGGTCTCGCCCCGGTCGGTCGTCCCGGCCAGTGCCTCCGTCTGGACGTGACCGTCCGCCAGCGCGACCAGCGTCTCGGGGGTCGCACCGAAGAACGTCCGCCCCGGCGTCGGGGAGAAACAGAAGGTCGTACAGTTCGGGTACGTCTCGCGCAGGCGCGAGAGTACCGGGGCGACCGGAACGGGAGCGTCGAGGTCGACCGTGAGTTCCTGTGCGAGAACGACCTTGTCGAGTCCGTCGCTCTCGATGCGGCCGATCACGTCGTCGACGGTCTGTTCCCACTCCTCGCGGGACAGCGACCAGTGAAACGCCGTCGCTTCTGGCTCGGTGCCGTCGTGGGTACCAGCGTCGGCCAGGCGGTCGGCCCAGTCGTCGAGTTCGCTCGACAGCTCGGAGCGTTCGTCTTCGGGGACCGTGACCGTCAGCCAGGTCGCGTCTTCCCCGGCGACGATCTGGGCCCGCGGCAGGACGAACGTGCCGTCGTCGAAGGCACGCCAGTGGCTCTGTGTGTCGGCGGGCACGGTGTTGCCGTCGAAGAAGGCGAACCCACCGACCGCGCGAGGGGCGGCGATCTCGGGGGCGTCCGGTCCGTCGACGGCTCCGAAAAGCTCCGTCAGGCGGTCGTCTGCGGTCTCGAATCGATCGGGGCTGTCGACCGTCACGGCGGCTGTCGCGCCGACGGCGAGCAGGTCCGGCTCCTCGGGATGGAGCCAGCAGAATCGCCGCCGATCGGGGACGGCACCGGCGGCAGCGAGCGGGGACACGTCGATTCGTCGGGACGCGGAGACGTACGTTTCGGCACCGACCGAAGCCGGCTCGGTCTCGGCCGCATCCTGTCTACTCATCAGCTAAGATTAGGAGTGGCAACTTATATTTCGCTCGTTCCAGCGGAGGCCAGCGAGGGCGAGAGCGGGCACGGAACCGGTAAGATCGTGTTACCGGTCGTCCGTCCGACCCGTCTCGCCGACCGGGTGGCGACGGTTCCACGACAGTGTGCCGCCCGTATCACTCCGAGTAGCCTTCTTGCAGGAACGCGCCCTCGGTCTCGTACACGGAGACGAGTTCCTCGATGAACGCCTCGTGTGACTCGTCGTCTTCCTTGTGAGCCTCGATGCGCTCGCTGAGTTCGTCGCTGAGTTCGATCGTGTGAGTCATACCTGGAACACCGCCACCACACACGTCGAGGTCGGCGGTGAAATAACCCGCAGTCGGTCCAGACTATTGGCTGTCACCGTCGCGAGCTATTCGCGACCAGCGTCACGGGAGACTGCACAGACGGACAGCTGGCGGTATCGAGACGGCTCTACTCGACGGCGTCCAGCCGGCGGAGCCTGACAGAGCGAGACTGGTAGTCTTCGATGAACGACCCCTTGCCGCCGACGCTGACGATCCCGTCGCCGGTGTCGATGAAGAAGCTGTTTTCCAGCGTGAAGTCGTTGCTCGTGGGTTCGATGAACGCCTGTCTGATCTCGGTGATCGGGCCGGCCACCGTCGCCCCCGACTCGGTCTCGACTTCGGCGTGCAGGTCGACGCCGGCCTGTTCGTGTAAGGTCGCGTGCAGCGTCGCCTGCCGGA
Above is a genomic segment from Halomicrobium sp. LC1Hm containing:
- a CDS encoding BGTF surface domain-containing protein gives rise to the protein MRLQSAMPRYRPPALVLVAVLVGATLTGGVAAQTDTAETPTASFTHEETLTLESGPDQQIRGTTSLEAGTEVTVRIRSANASDPFMARPTAIVDENGTFTVTANLSDMSPGTTFTAALRIDGEAYAETTGQVVECSAACGSTTETEQATAAAASSTASPTGETVTEPTPTASDGPGFGVLGALAGLALTLSGLVSTRN
- a CDS encoding BGTF surface domain-containing protein, whose amino-acid sequence is MRQQTVPAIVALLLVVPCAAIGAQTTPTATIDYEGEELTVEAAPGEQISGETTLPPGTRLTVRVKSANSASPFLKRLEATVADDGTFTATGDLSDLPPDTAFEAAVVYNATVIDRQSGQIVPCTSDCTATPRSSDTPTAFSTDDPALPRPVVQVRQGGTTEIPIAVGDRERVRLSIGSDQTNYRLNATVTDGDGDGRAVVSFDSVSAGRDAPTLSPVDDDDRVTTDSETTLSDGLDPTEYDLTLLGAGENGTRLSIGTLVVFDQSERTDAPEPPEATTSTPPLNETTPATDRGVDLGGIGALTVGGLLGIVGIALLLGLARGGCGE
- a CDS encoding helix-turn-helix domain-containing protein, translated to MSGLIDRIQDRATTTSQRARVLEMTEGDADEVLDALASDTGRATFQALFEEPRTPSEIADRVDTSVQNVHYHLSNLEDAELVEPVDTIYSEKGNEMTVYGPASDPLVFVGDDARTPAVRQSVTDVVGGIGVLAAASLFVQWGAERLMRRSVRPPSAVGPASPDTTVAPPDGSIAWVVFEVVEPGVLFFFGALLVATVALLAVRRSPSD
- a CDS encoding hydantoinase B/oxoprolinase family protein is translated as MTDDAVDAVELEILRNQLESVAEEMGEVLIRGAYSPNITERRDCSTALFDADGRLVAQAEHIPVHLGAMPRAVDAIRDRDPRPGDVFALNDPFAGGTHLPDVTFVSPIGAGAGGRRSRSGDRPTGDDEIVAYAVSRAHHADVGGMAPGSMPAGAREIQQEGLRVPPVRIVADGTVVSDVLELVLANVRNPAQRRADVQAQLAANERGARRIGELLDDHGEGLLAAFDAVVDYSRARMERELSALEPGTYEASGTIEGDGVTDTAVPIEVTVTVEDGAVTVDFAGTAPQVAGNVNAPLAVAESAVYYVIRCITDPDIPPNQGCYDPVTVAAPEGSLLNPTPPAAVVGGNVETSQRVTEVVFDALAAAAPDRVPAESQGTMNNLVVGGPEFTYYETIGGGAGATPNRDGASGVQVGMTNTRNTPVEALEAAYPLRVAEYSLRSDTGGPGRYRGGDGLVREIVVETDATVSLLTDRRQTPPAGRAGGTDGTVGENFVDGEAVASKLTRAVEAGTTVRVETPGGGGYGDPDDA
- a CDS encoding isochorismate synthase MenF yields the protein MSRQDAAETEPASVGAETYVSASRRIDVSPLAAAGAVPDRRRFCWLHPEEPDLLAVGATAAVTVDSPDRFETADDRLTELFGAVDGPDAPEIAAPRAVGGFAFFDGNTVPADTQSHWRAFDDGTFVLPRAQIVAGEDATWLTVTVPEDERSELSSELDDWADRLADAGTHDGTEPEATAFHWSLSREEWEQTVDDVIGRIESDGLDKVVLAQELTVDLDAPVPVAPVLSRLRETYPNCTTFCFSPTPGRTFFGATPETLVALADGHVQTEALAGTTDRGETAAEDTDLADAMLGDEKYQVENRIVADTIADALRPVADDVTVAEPSIKRITNLQHLHRPITATVPNQTSVLSLAERLHPTPAVGGSPRRAASDVIRDVEPFDRGWYASPIGWVDGDGDGTFVVGIRAGLTWDERLALYGGAGIVTGSDPATEYGEVRSRFEPILDALEVELP
- a CDS encoding S8 family serine peptidase, with translation MGRRPRFVLAGVGIGVLAVTALIAVLAVTAPTVETATAGTGSTTPVVSGEDLDAIHDSGITGDGVRVGVVDVTGFDPGHESIESQVVATRSFGRDQSVRNAGRHDHGTAAASLVARVAPDAELALATFDTPRGYHRAVRWLLDRDVDVIVAPVSFYGTPGDGSARVARVAERARAENVTFVAPTGNLARGHWDGEYDDPSDGKLRFSGGTRNYLRSDGATELTLWLSWDRAHAAETYRASLYWTDGNRTQLIARSQPYERDGVPNQRLSVQLEGGDYFVVVRGPSDATGAHLELVSPTHRFQYDDPAGSITAPATADDVLAVGAYDLRRDRPEPFSSRGPTTDGRTGVDVVAPDRLPAAQRPDGFVGSSAGAPYVGGLAALLLDVDPSRSPTAVERALERHARDVGRDGVDMQTGHGLVRPAPTVRAVANDTG
- a CDS encoding hydantoinase/oxoprolinase family protein, translating into MDETLLGVDVGGTFTDVVVVADGRLTTAKVPTTADQSEGVLDGVERACDRAGVGATAVDRFRHATTVAVNAMLERSGATTALVTTEGFADVLAIGRQDRPSLYDLDARGPTPLVPAARRYELDERATTDGIERSVDPDEVRALATEIDADAVAVAFLHAYAHPENERRAAAILRSELDVPVSASHEVLSEFREYERTATTVADAVLTPVVDDYLDRLADRATDSGLPAPRVMQANGGIADPATVRERAVTTVMSGPAAGVVGAAAFEPDDADGVITFDMGGTSSDVSLVRDGSVERTTEAAVGGHPIRIPMVDVETVGAGGGSIASVDAGGALRVGPASAGADPGPACYGRGGTEPTVTDAALVLGYLGSDTTLGADLGLDADAAVAALEDLATAADLDGPVDAARGVFRVANATMTRAIRGVTTERGHDPRRFALATFGGAGPMHAAPLADRLGVDRVVVPRASGVLSAFGLLAAAEHHDAVRTHRTTLGDATRATIEDLYEDLRDRVRADVSDPGAATYRRQADLRYVGQSHELTVDVSEPFRPADLRERFHAAHERARDYRLDDEPVELVNCRVTATIEGTAPERSFEGSGEPRVGTREAVFGDGRRETPIYDWPALVAERPIDGPAIVEGGESTVVCPPGWTLVVDDEGTISLEGSA
- a CDS encoding BGTF surface domain-containing protein; translated protein: MRRLATLLAALLVGSAIAATPVAAAAETTTATDGTTAPPAPFDYEGDNLTLSAGYAQQVTGQLDRSAGTEVSVVLRSEESDQPFLRKDWATVQDDGSFAVQFDLSAIEPDSDAVATLYADDERIAKQSVHIESCDDACTRQSQNASDDSASSTDASGDGNGVRLADTLVSVRNGETAAFDVQFGDADTATVSLSTEGPDGEPTWEIVATVRDTDDDGTATVQFDTAAAGSDAPTLTADDDELTITRESSLSDDALDPAEYALAVDDGSEIDEPESIGSVVVMTDIQNDDTDERAASAETGDANASDGVQLNSSIVSVRNGETAAFDVQFGETDTATVSLSTEGTDGEPTWEVVATVRDTDDDGTATVQFDTAAAGSDAPTLTADDELTITRESSLSDDALDPASYDLAVDDGTEIDDPESIGTVAVTAGTQDGGASEGDETDAGDTDDEEPATESQDNVKSAGIVGGGVLALFAVLGVGLRLRD